AAGCCGAAGAAGCGATTCCTGTACATATCTTGGAACAGGCCATCTTACTGAGGCGCGAGGTTCCCAAACGCAGTGTGGCTCAAATCATCCAGATTCTAGAGTGGGAAGGCTTGGCCCAGCCAGGACAAATTAAGCGGAGCACCCTGCAAGAAAAGCTGGCTGAACGAGGATACAGTGCCAGGCATATGCAGATGTATATGAGCACAGGTGTCGCAAGCCGGCGGTATCAGCAGAAATATCGCAACAAACTGTGGCATTCGGACATTAAATATGGACCCTACTTGCCTATTGGCGTAGATGGTGCCAAAAAGCAGGTATTCTTAGTGACTTTTGTTGACGATGCTACCCGGTTTGTGCTTCACGGTGAGTTTTATCCAACGTTAGATCAGGTGATTGTTGAAGATTGTTTCCGCCAGGCTATCCAAAAATATGGAGTGCCTGAGGCAGTATTCTTCGACAATGGGAAACAGTATCGTACAAAATGGATGAATCGTGTCTGCGCCAAGATGGGCATCAGGCTGCTGTTTGCCAGGCCCTTTGCGCCAGAATCGACTGGGAAGGTAGAAAGATTCAACCGGGTGGTTGACGCTTTTCTTAGCGAAGTCGCCTTGGAGAAACCACAAACATTAGACAAACTCAATCAACTGTTCTGGGTCTGGTTAGAGGAATGTTATCAAAACAAGCCCCACTCTGCCCTGGAGGGCAACACCAGTCCGGCCAGTGCCTATCGCAGCGATAAGAAAGCCCTCAAATTCCTGGACCCGGAAACAATAGCCAACGCCTTTTTGCATTGCGAAGAACGCAAAGTTGACAAGGCCGGATGTATAAGCTTTCAAGGGAAAAAGTATGAAGTAGGGCTTAGTTTCATCGGCTGTACCGTGGATGTGATTTATGACCCTGCTGACATTACTGAACTGACCATCGAATATGAAGGGCATACCCCCTGGAAAGCCCGCGAATTGGTTATCGGAGAAAAAGTTGGTCAGCGACCGAAGCTGCCTGAACATCTAGGGACAAAACCTGCCGAATCCTCAAGGCTCTTAGCTGCAGCTCTGGAGAAAAATCAACAACGAATCGAACAACAGACTCCTGCCGTTTCCTACAGAACCGTAAGAAAGGCAGGGGAATAAAATGTTTGAACCTTTCTATGGGCTATCACACACTCCGTTTTCCCGAGATATCCCAACGGACCAGTTGTATCAATCACTTATGCTGGAAGAGACTTTAGGCCGTCTGAAATACGCTGCAGAGCGTCAGTTATTTGCCGTTGTTACCGGTGACTGTGGAACCGGCAAGACAACTACTATACGTCTATTCAGAGACTCTTTAGACCCAGCTAAATTCATGGTGCTGTATTTAGCAGATTCCAAGCTGACACCCAGACATTTCTACAAGGGGCTCTTGGAGCAACTAGGCTGTGAAGCCAAATTCTATAGGGGTGATGCTAAACGTCAACTGCATCGGGAAATTGAGCTTATGCGGGGTATCCAGCATCTTCAGCCGGTTGTCATTGTGGATGAAGCCCATCTTTTGGATAGAGAGATGCTGGAGGAGGTCAGATTTCTCCTCAATTTTAAAATGGATGCCCAAAGTCCCATGGCTCTGATCTTAGTTGGGCAAAGTGAACTCTGGGAAAAGTTTAAACTTCAAGCCTACGCCGCCATCCGGCAGCGCATCGATCTTCAGTGTAAACTACCCCACTTGGATAGAGCTCAAACAGGCGACTACGTAAAACGGCATCTTGCTTATGCCGGTACTGATCATGACATATTTTCAGATAGCGCTTTGGATGAGATATTCCGCTTCTCCAGTGGTGTACCCAGGCTGATAAACAAACTCTGTACTCACTGCCTCTTATATGGAGCCCAAAATGGCCGCCGGATCATTGATGATCACATGGTTAAGCTGGTTATCCAGGGTGAATTGTCATGAAGCAGCAGTGGTGCAAGATGACATACAACCATGTACAAGACCGCTGGATGGTGGATGTGGGAGGCCGCAGTTATGAACTCCATTGTGGTGAAGGGTTTAATCTTTTACTTGGTTCAATGAGCATTCCTTGCCGGATAGAGTACGATCAACAGTGGTATGTGATTATGCCGGGAGCACGCTTCAATTTGCGGAAAGGTAATTGGTACAAGGTAAATATCTAAGGTT
This region of Peptococcaceae bacterium genomic DNA includes:
- a CDS encoding DDE-type integrase/transposase/recombinase yields the protein MKDQKKAEDIATYRVQLLSPLLTEGLDPAKAKQIKEQICEQAGISERTLRRYLAEYKAHGFAGLKPKGKAQNKAEEAIPVHILEQAILLRREVPKRSVAQIIQILEWEGLAQPGQIKRSTLQEKLAERGYSARHMQMYMSTGVASRRYQQKYRNKLWHSDIKYGPYLPIGVDGAKKQVFLVTFVDDATRFVLHGEFYPTLDQVIVEDCFRQAIQKYGVPEAVFFDNGKQYRTKWMNRVCAKMGIRLLFARPFAPESTGKVERFNRVVDAFLSEVALEKPQTLDKLNQLFWVWLEECYQNKPHSALEGNTSPASAYRSDKKALKFLDPETIANAFLHCEERKVDKAGCISFQGKKYEVGLSFIGCTVDVIYDPADITELTIEYEGHTPWKARELVIGEKVGQRPKLPEHLGTKPAESSRLLAAALEKNQQRIEQQTPAVSYRTVRKAGE
- a CDS encoding AAA family ATPase, whose protein sequence is MFEPFYGLSHTPFSRDIPTDQLYQSLMLEETLGRLKYAAERQLFAVVTGDCGTGKTTTIRLFRDSLDPAKFMVLYLADSKLTPRHFYKGLLEQLGCEAKFYRGDAKRQLHREIELMRGIQHLQPVVIVDEAHLLDREMLEEVRFLLNFKMDAQSPMALILVGQSELWEKFKLQAYAAIRQRIDLQCKLPHLDRAQTGDYVKRHLAYAGTDHDIFSDSALDEIFRFSSGVPRLINKLCTHCLLYGAQNGRRIIDDHMVKLVIQGELS
- a CDS encoding DUF5348 domain-containing protein; translation: MKQQWCKMTYNHVQDRWMVDVGGRSYELHCGEGFNLLLGSMSIPCRIEYDQQWYVIMPGARFNLRKGNWYKVNI